The following are encoded together in the Scomber japonicus isolate fScoJap1 chromosome 20, fScoJap1.pri, whole genome shotgun sequence genome:
- the zdhhc16b gene encoding palmitoyltransferase ZDHHC16B isoform X1: MRLALRWCRLCRPPTRGGRGGGGKGWISGRCLELWSYSKLLLKSLYFNSLNNSDTVLDCVFEPVYWIVDNVTRWFGVVSGWIFLPRFFSLLTLHSPSLLSQVFVCLVVLLTTSVVVIVYLFVLPTIISTYPVYWIVWHICCGHWLLVMVVFHYYKATTTSPGHPPKDKVQIPSVSICKKCITPKPPRTHHCSICNTCVLKMDHHCPWLNNCVGHFNHRYFFSFCLYMTLGCVYCSISSRALFVEAYSAVESYYQTPPPPYTSTETTAHKCIIFLWVLTSSVAVALGGLTLWHTILISRGETSVERHINHKETRRLKEKGKAFRNPFHHGHINNWKLLFGVEKRSQWFTRVLLPSSHLPNGDGIIWDCTYIRRDPMAI; this comes from the exons ATGAGACTAGCACTGCGCTGGTGCCGGCTGTGTCGTCCGCCGACCAGAGGGGGCCGAGGCGGGGGAGGCAAAGGGTGGATAAGCGGCAGGTGTTTGGAGCTGTGGAGCTACAGCAAACTGCTGCTCAAATCACTGTACTTCAATAGCCTCAATAACTCGGACACCGTGCTGGACTGCGTGTTCGAGCCCGTCTACTGGATCGTGGATAATGTCACTCGCTGGTTTGGAGTGGTGAGTGGGTGGattttccttcctcgcttcttttctctcttaacCCTCCACTCaccgtctctcctctctcaggtGTTCGTCTGTCTGGTCGTCCTGCTGACCACTTCAGTCGTGGTCATCGTCTACCTGTTCGTGCTACCCACCATCATCAGCACTTACCCCGTGTATTGGATCGTGTGGCACATCTGCTGCGGCCACTGGCTTCTGGTCATGGTGGTCTTCCATTACTACAAGGCCACCACCACCTCTCCAGGGCATCCACCCAAG gaCAAAGTTCAAATACCTTCGGTGTCCATCTGTAAGAAATGTATCACTCCAAAGCCGCCCAGGACGCACCACTGCAGCATCTGCAACAC GTGCGTTTTGAAGATGGACCACCACTGTC CTTGGCTGAACAACTGCGTGGGCCACTTCAACCATCGctacttcttctccttctgccTCTACATGACGCTGGGCTGCGTCtactgcagcatcagcagcagggCCTTGTTTGTGGAGGCCTACAGTGCTGTCGAG AGTTACTATCAGACCCCTCCTCCACCCTACACCTCCACAGAGACAACCGCCCACAAGTGTATCATCTTTCTCTGGGTGCTGACCAG CTCGGTGGCTGTAGCTCTGGGAGGTTTGACCCTGTGGCACACCATTCTGatcagcagaggagagaccAGCGTGGAGCGCCACATCAACCACAAAGAGACCAGAAGGTTAAAGGAGAAGGGAAAG GCGTTCAGAAATCCGTTTCACCACGGTCATATCAACAACTGGAAGTTACTGTTTGGTGTGGAGAAAAGGAG TCAATGGTTCACGCGGGTCCTCCTGCCCTCCAGCCACCTTCCCAACGGGGACGGCATCATATGGGACTGCACCTACATCAGAAGAGACCCCATGGCCATCTGA
- the mms19 gene encoding MMS19 nucleotide excision repair protein homolog, translating into MMADESALLLSLVEEFVSGLQDSKAKDAATALKDGQFTVLQLVEALGLSLTSSQPHTRARGVQLLSEVLHECYGDLTEREVEVLIAFYENRLKDHYVITPPVLQGLRALTKCNALPPGSAVSMLRSLFQDVHVQSLMLTERACVYNMLINLMETREAELKGLGADFVFGFVQSMDGERDPRNLLLAFQIAKNIIYRGYDLGKFTEELFEVTSCYFPIDFTPPPNDPHGITRDELILMLRAVLTGTPKFAEFLLPLIIEKLDSDVQSAKQDSLQTLAACVSQYEHKDLAEFLEGLWASLRREVFQTSSEKIESAGLAALTALTSCLSRSVLNSDSDDSLNTFLDLVLKDCKHHLCEPDLKLVWPSAKLLQAACSASNRASHIITAAVMPSLIEQYNNRGECSHRRTLLEVVQRFILSVKSSQSSESEESVLSAFRPSLCSMVFSALSESNANLQITATSALTSLSQQTGLLLDSDIELAVDHLTGLLLKEDDNSVSAAVVECAGALAQLRPTAFITKLIPELKKQMFSEPMEQDRAESEQNSHQAMRQRCLSALAAVSTQPSVVQESTPVLLEVLSSAHTGSVSFSVEEVVLACCSLQRIAEQVKDTEETGLCFHDVIIPRLLSLALQAALQGEGSPGRRSPLVEEAALSAMVRVISTSCSRLQPTLAGQTTSKAVSLFLDGDVSFLPDNSFPSNIQLLKKQQGDSWSQSQLVCLLMGCVCSLPRSVEMPQIDRLLSELEEMSYTCSHPLSYTSAAKCFAGLVNKRPQGDSLDSLIQKTMKRICSELDSTSSSVRIQAFTLMIWVAKALLLRYHPLFTALTDKLFSLLDDADLGPMAADSFSLLMSDSADILNRGCHADIRIMYRQRFFSENSAKLVQGFNAAPQEKKPNYLKALSNIVNKLPKQVQVTELPALLSLLLEALSCPDQGVQLSTLSCLEPVLIDPPPALIQQLEALVSRLLALTSSPAMNVRMVSLRCIHALSRFPVHEILPFRARVLRALARPLDDKKRMVRSEAVQARGEWFLIGSPGGR; encoded by the exons ATGATGGCTGATGAAAGTGCCTTGCTGCTGTCTCTGGTGGAGGAATTTGTCTCGGGGCTGCAGGACAGCAAGGCCAAAGATGCAGCAAcag CTCTCAAAGATGGGCAGTTTACAGTACTGCAGCTGGTGGAAGCACTGGG GCTGAGTCTGACTAGTTCTCAGCCCCACACTCGAGCCAGAGGAGTCCAGCTGCTCTCGGAGGTTTTGCACGAATGCTATGGAGATCTTACAGAGAGAGAAG TGGAAGTGCTCATCGCTTTCTATGAAAACCGTCTTAAGGACCATTACGTCATCACACCGCCTGTCTTACAGGGGCTCCGAGCGCTG ACTAAGTGTAATGCCTTGCCTCCTGGCTCGGCTGTTTCCATGCTGAGGTCTTTGTTCCAGGACGTTCATGTGCAG TCGCTGATGCTGACAGAGAGAGCGTGCGTCTACAACATGCTCATCAACCTCATGGAGACCAGAGAGGCCG AGCTGAAGGGCCTGGGTGCAGACTTTGTGTTTGGGTTTGTCCAGTCAATGGACGGGGAGAGAGATCCTCGCAACCTCCTGCTAGCCTTCCAAATCGCCAAGAATATCATCTACAGAGGTTACGATCTAG GTAAATTCACAGAGGAGCTGTTCGAAGTGACGTCCTGCTATTTCCCCATCGACTTTACCCCC CCTCCCAACGACCCCCACGGCATCACCAGAGACGAACTCATCCTGATGCTGAGAGCCGTTCTCACCGGGACACCGAAATTCGCAGAG TTCCTGCTGCCGCTCATCATTGAGAAGCTGGACTCAGACGTGCAGAGCGCAAAGCAGGACTCGCTGCAGACACTG GCTGCTTGTGTGTCACAATATGAACATAAAGACTTGGCAGAGTTCCTGGAGGGACTGTGGGCGTCGCTGCGCAGAGAG GTGTTTCAAACATCCAGCGAGAAGATTGAGTCTGCAGGCCTCGCTGCTCTCACCGcgctcacttcctgtctgtctcgcTCGGTTCTCAACTCCGACTCTGACGACTCCCTCAACACCTTCCTGGATCTCGTGCTCAAAG ACTGCAAACATCACCTGTGTGAGCCAGACCTGAAACTGGTGTGGCCCAGCGCCAAGCTGCTGCAGGCCGCCTGCAGCGCCTCCAACAGGGCGAGCCACATCATTACAGCCGCTGTCATGCCCTCACTCATCGAGCAGTACAACAACAGAggagag TGTTCACACAGACGGACGTTACTGGAGGTGGTGCAGAGATTCATCCTCTCAGTAAAAAGCAGCCAGTCCTCAGAGAGCG AGGAGAGCGTGCTTTCAGCTTTCCGTCCGTCTCTGTGCAGCATGGTGTTCTCAGCTCTGTCGGAGAGTAACGCCAATCTGCAGATCACAGCCACGTCGGCGCTCACCTCACTATCACAGCAAACAG GTTTGCTGTTGGACTCTGACATAGAGCTGGCTGTAGATCACCTGACTGGACTGCTGCTGAAAGAGGACGATAACAGCGTCAG TGCTGCTGTGGTTGAGTGTGCTGGAGCCTTAGCACAGCTGCGCCCAACAGCATTCATCACTAAACTGATCCCAGAATTAAAGAAGCAGATGTTTTCtg AACCCATGGAGCAAGACAGAGCAGAGTCCGAGCAGAATTCCCATCAGGCAATGCGTCAGCGCTGTTTGTCCGCGCTAGCAGCGGTGTCCACCCAACCCAGTGTGGTCCAAGAGAGCACACCTGTCCTCCTGGAGGTCCTCAGTTCAGCGCACACAG GTAGCGTTAGTTTCTcggtggaggaggtggtgttGGCGTGCTGCAGCCTCCAGAGGATAGCGGAGCAGGTCAAAGACACAGAGGAGACGGGACTATGCTTCCACGACGTCATCATCCCGCGCCTGCTGTCTCTGGCGCTCCAGGCGGCGCTGCAGG GTGAGGGGTCACCTGGTCGTCGTAGTCCTCTGGTGGAGGAGGCGGCCCTGTCTGCCATGGTCCGTGTCATCAGTACTTCCTGCTCCAGGCTGCAACCCAC GTTGGCAGGTCAGACAACATCAAAGGCCGTGTCTCTCTTTCTGGATGGTGACGTATCCTTTCTGCCCGACAACTCCTTCCCTTCAAACATCCAGCTGctcaag AAGCAGCAGGGGGACTCATGGAGCCAGTCTCAGTTGGTTTGTCTCCTGATGGGTTGCGTGTGTTCGTTGCCTCGCAGC GTGGAGATGCCGCAGATAGACCGGCTGCTGTCAGAACTGGAGGAGATGAGCTACACCTGCAGCCACCCGCTGTCATACACCTCCGCCGCCAAGTGTTTTGCTGGCCTGGTCAACAAAAGACCACAAg gtGATTCTCTCGACAGTCTGATTCAGAAGACAATGAAGAGAATATGCAGCGAGTTGGATTCTACGTCTTCATCTGTGCGCATCCAAGCCTTCACCCTCATGATCTGG GTTGCCAAAGCTCTGCTCCTAAGATACCACCCACTGTTCACAGCACTGACTGACAAG CTCTTCTCTCTGCTTGACGATGCTGATCTGGGTCCCATGGCAGCAGACAGCTTCTCGCTGCTGATGAGCGACTCCGCTGACATCTTGAACCGTGGTTGCCACGCCGACATACGCATCATGTACCGCCAGCGCTTCTTCAGCGAGAATTCGGCTAAGTTGGTCCAGGGCTTCAACGCAGCTCCTCAAG aaaagaagcccAACTACCTGAAAGCTCTGTCCAACATAGTCAATAAACTGCCCAAGCAAGTTCAAGTCACTGAACTACCAGCG CTCCTGTCATTGCTGCTGGAGGCGCTGTCATGTCCTGACCAGGGCGTCCAGCTGTCCACCCTGTCCTGTCTGGAGCCCGTCCTCATAGACCCGCCACCAGCTCTCATCCAGCAGCTGGAGGCGTTAGTCAGCAGGCTGCTGGCCCTCACCTCTAGTCCAGCCATG AACGTCAGGATGGTTTCACTGCGGTGCATCCACGCCCTCTCCCGCTTTCCTGTACACGAG ATCTTGCCGTTTCGGGCACGGGTTTTGCGAGCTTTGGCCCGTCCTCTGGACGACAAGAAGAGGATGGTGAGGAGCGAGGCGGTTCAGGCACGAGGAGAGTG GTTCCTCATAGGAAGTCCTGGTggaaggtga
- the zdhhc16b gene encoding palmitoyltransferase ZDHHC16B isoform X2: MRIGSSWRWQLSRAMRLALRWCRLCRPPTRGGRGGGGKGWISGRCLELWSYSKLLLKSLYFNSLNNSDTVLDCVFEPVYWIVDNVTRWFGVVFVCLVVLLTTSVVVIVYLFVLPTIISTYPVYWIVWHICCGHWLLVMVVFHYYKATTTSPGHPPKDKVQIPSVSICKKCITPKPPRTHHCSICNTCVLKMDHHCPWLNNCVGHFNHRYFFSFCLYMTLGCVYCSISSRALFVEAYSAVESYYQTPPPPYTSTETTAHKCIIFLWVLTSSVAVALGGLTLWHTILISRGETSVERHINHKETRRLKEKGKAFRNPFHHGHINNWKLLFGVEKRSQWFTRVLLPSSHLPNGDGIIWDCTYIRRDPMAI, from the exons ATGCGTATTGGCAGCAGCTGGAGGTGGCAACTCTCCCGGGCCATGAGACTAGCACTGCGCTGGTGCCGGCTGTGTCGTCCGCCGACCAGAGGGGGCCGAGGCGGGGGAGGCAAAGGGTGGATAAGCGGCAGGTGTTTGGAGCTGTGGAGCTACAGCAAACTGCTGCTCAAATCACTGTACTTCAATAGCCTCAATAACTCGGACACCGTGCTGGACTGCGTGTTCGAGCCCGTCTACTGGATCGTGGATAATGTCACTCGCTGGTTTGGAGTG gtGTTCGTCTGTCTGGTCGTCCTGCTGACCACTTCAGTCGTGGTCATCGTCTACCTGTTCGTGCTACCCACCATCATCAGCACTTACCCCGTGTATTGGATCGTGTGGCACATCTGCTGCGGCCACTGGCTTCTGGTCATGGTGGTCTTCCATTACTACAAGGCCACCACCACCTCTCCAGGGCATCCACCCAAG gaCAAAGTTCAAATACCTTCGGTGTCCATCTGTAAGAAATGTATCACTCCAAAGCCGCCCAGGACGCACCACTGCAGCATCTGCAACAC GTGCGTTTTGAAGATGGACCACCACTGTC CTTGGCTGAACAACTGCGTGGGCCACTTCAACCATCGctacttcttctccttctgccTCTACATGACGCTGGGCTGCGTCtactgcagcatcagcagcagggCCTTGTTTGTGGAGGCCTACAGTGCTGTCGAG AGTTACTATCAGACCCCTCCTCCACCCTACACCTCCACAGAGACAACCGCCCACAAGTGTATCATCTTTCTCTGGGTGCTGACCAG CTCGGTGGCTGTAGCTCTGGGAGGTTTGACCCTGTGGCACACCATTCTGatcagcagaggagagaccAGCGTGGAGCGCCACATCAACCACAAAGAGACCAGAAGGTTAAAGGAGAAGGGAAAG GCGTTCAGAAATCCGTTTCACCACGGTCATATCAACAACTGGAAGTTACTGTTTGGTGTGGAGAAAAGGAG TCAATGGTTCACGCGGGTCCTCCTGCCCTCCAGCCACCTTCCCAACGGGGACGGCATCATATGGGACTGCACCTACATCAGAAGAGACCCCATGGCCATCTGA